In the genome of Desulfuromonas thiophila, the window ATTCTCCAGCGACACCCCGGCAACGGCGGCAAAAGCCTGCGCCACGCAGGCCTGCAGCCGCTGACGCACGGCAGGCTGCAACGCCGGCTGCAGCAACGCCGGCCAGCGCAGCTGTACCACCAGCGTCGAATCTTCCAGAGCGTACAGACTGCCCGGATAAAAACGGCATTGTTCCACACGAATCGTGCTCATTCAAAGATTCCTTCGTGGCAGCGGCCTGCAGCCGCGCAGATCGGTGCAAGGAAGGATCGCGGTTTAAAACCGCTCCTACAACCTACTCCTTAGCCAATTGCTTCCCTTGTGGGAGCGGCTTGCAGCCGCGATTTCTGTTGCAAGGAATATCGCGGTTAAAAACCGCTCCTACAATCTAATCCTCGGCTGATTGATTCGCCCGGTGGGATGAACGTCACTCAGCCCATCTGCTCCCAGTCGAATGCGGTCAGGTTGCGTTCAGCGCTGTCGAAGTCGATGCCGATCAGGTAAATGGGCTTGCCCTGGCCCTGATATTTCTGCTGGTAGTTGCGCTGCCTGATCTGCTCCAACGCCTTGCCACCACCATCGACCTTGAATTCGATGAGATAGATGGCGTTGTCGAGCCGCAGGCT includes:
- a CDS encoding PD-(D/E)XK nuclease domain-containing protein translates to NNYVNNTISSYEGYYASVIYAYLASLGLDLTAEDVTSKGRIDLSLRLDNAIYLIEFKVDGGGKALEQIRQRNYQQKYQGQGKPIYLIGIDFDSAERNLTAFDWEQMG